Proteins encoded together in one Penicillium digitatum chromosome 1, complete sequence window:
- a CDS encoding Glutamyl-tRNA amidotransferase, A subunit, putative, whose translation MSLLREAEKCVANQYAHAFNTFITPLSRAGPWLDRVKEADVRKEEGKPKSAVDGRLISIKDNICTRDLPTTCASGILNKFTSPFNATVVDQLEAAGAIVAGKTNLDEFGMGSYSINSQFGPVKNPRQDSSGQDLSSGGSSGGSAASVAADQCYASLGTDTGGSVRLPAAYTGTVGFKPSYGLISRWGVVAYANSLDTVGIMGKTTADVRDIFDILNQHDQRDPTNLSISSRSRIQASLQTPQLASRLTSAPLRIGVPIEYNVSELTPSVRRAWALSLAHLKKQGHTVHSVSLPDTKHALSTYYVVGPAEASSNLAKYDGVRYGTRAEGPDGDGKPDGYLFSNTRGQGFGQEVKRRIVLGTFTLSADAIDNYFLQAQRVRRLVQQDFDAVFRAKHPLAAQGADKITNDNDIDVIICPTAPSSPPRLSDLMSKSTKQSPLDAYVTDVFTVPASLAGLPAISVPVTIAGEKDAELTGIQVIGQYGDDQLVMKVGEMLEGRNLN comes from the exons ATGTCCTTGTTGCGCGAGGCTGAGAAATGCGTCGCCAATCAATATGCACATGCTTTTAATACCTTCATAACTCCGCTGTCGCGCGCGGGGCCATGGCTGGACCGTGTAAAGGAAGCAGATGTGCGCAAGGAAGAAG GGAAACCGAAGTCCGCAGTGGACGGCCGCTTGATCTCCATCAAAGACAACATCTGCACGCGCGACCTTCCGACGACCTGCGCTTCGGGAATCTTGAATAAATTTACGAGCCCGTTCAATGCCACCGTTGTCGATCAACTAGAAGCCGCTGGAGCCATTGTCGCTGGAAAGACAAATCTGGACGAGTTTGGGATGGGATCATACTCGATCAACTCACAGTTCGGTCCTGTTAAGAACCCTCGTCAGGATTCCAGCGGGCAAGACCTCTCGTCCGGTGGTAGCTCTGGTGGAAGTGCCGCCTCAGTCGCCGCCGACCAATGCTACGC CTCACTAGGAACGGACACCGGAGGCTCGGTCAGACTTCCGGCTGCTTACACCGGGACAGTAGGATTCAAACCGTCATACGGACTGATTTCACGATGGGGCGTGGTGGCATACGCCAATTCTCTTGATACAGTGGGTATAATGGGTAAAACCACCGCCGATGTGCGAGATATCTTCG ATATCCTCAACCAACATGACCAGCGCGACCCTACGAACCTCTCCATCTCCTCCCGCTCTCGAATCCAAGCCTCTCTCCAAACACCACAACTTGCCTCACGGCTGACTTCGGCCCCTCTCCGAATCGGTGTGCCAATAGAGTACAACGTTTCCGAGCTGACTCCCTCGGTCCGACGAGCTTGGGCTCTTTCTCTGGCACACCTGAAGAAACAAGGACACACCGTTCATTCCGTCTCTCTGCCCGACACAAAACACGCATTATCTACCTATTATGTCGTGGGTCCAGCCGAGGCATCTTCAAACTTGGCCAAGTACGATGGAGTACGATATGGGACTCGCGCCGAAGGCCCAGATGGCGACGGAAAGCCTGATGGATATCTGTTCTCAAATACCCGAGGACAGGGATTCGGGCAAGAAGTGAAGAGACGAATTGTACTAGGCACGTTCACTTTGAGTGCCGATGCCATTGACAACTATTTCCTCCAAGCACAACGGGTCCGTCGTTTAGTCCAGCAAGATTTTGACGCTGTTTTCAGAGCCAAGCATCCGCTCGCTGCGCAGGGCGCAGACAAAATTACAAATGATAATGACATTGATGTCATCATATGTCCCACTGCTCCCTCCTCCCCGCCACGACTGTCGGACTTGATGAGCAAATCTACCAAACAATCACCCCTGGATGCATATGTCACCGACGTATTCACCGTTCCCGCGAGTCTGGCTGGTCTACCTGCAATTTCAGTCCCCGTGACAATTGCTGGAGAGAAAGATGCTGAACTGACAGGAATCCAAGTCATCGGTCAATATGGAGATGATCAGTTAGTGATGAAAGTGGGAGAGATGTTGGAGGGAAGGAATTTGAATTAG
- a CDS encoding Histone-lysine N-methyltransferase (Bre2), putative: MASGQAPGSSAPSSNINSPVLPPNGGPLLNAQFTDLNPRSSPAPSVPGDGRAKRNKRDSRKKREAKGLDTENAPPPKKRATAAPSTALPSSKLSILRPLLLAEPHASDRYPPQPRQLNRVSRKTSDVLGQSWDFYEVVDKLTNKNGFRYSYAIADPGFPHIKYRQTDVRPYHARFSFEDSPAAISFSESATAVTTSDAWHTARANVCAREGTYYYEARVISGIINDPQVPQNGRSTTSPRGHVRIGFARREADLDVNVGVDCYGYGIRDVNGEVVNRMRCEFFFPKGEAINEGDVIGMLITLPPLSLHKKIVEGTYDPAENTSSQPVATNIIRDRIPFHYKSDFCWQQSNVFSTKHLRDYAFNLKETPTFGPPSPLNSEDATLRTLPGSSITILKNGVRMGTPFKELYAFLPPASRLANGTNNLGIGERENADDGLIGYYPAVSCYGGGAVECRFEGPWWIGPPEKTETGDPVRAMGERFNDQIAEDVMADIVDEVEAMFTWGGIDGDVINNNTELDGAGVVRGTEGLKGVVGVALDSTLAHTPGTAGASDSAANSNRETPAAGDLPNHSLEDAMSIEIAGTPNVEMQGDGDVEMT, from the coding sequence ATGGCATCCGGTCAAGCCCCCGGGTCCTCCGCTCCCTCTTCCAACATCAACTCCCCGGTCCTACCCCCCAATGGTGGACCTCTGCTGAATGCACAATTTACCGACCTGAATCCAAGATCTTCTCCCGCACCATCCGTCCCAGGCGATGGTCGAGCCAAGCGCAACAAGCGAGACAGTCGCAAGAAACGTGAAGCCAAAGGACTAGACACCGAGAACGCACCACCACCGAAAAAGCGAGCCACAGCTGCACCAAGCACAGCTCTGCCCAGCTCAAAACTGAGTATTCTTCGTCCATTGTTACTCGCCGAGCCGCACGCCTCAGATCGATACCCTCCACAACCTCGCCAGTTGAATCGCGTGAGCCGAAAGACGTCAGATGTTTTGGGTCAGAGCTGGGATTTTTACGAGGTTGTTGATAAACTCACCAACAAGAATGGGTTTCGTTATAGCTATGCCATTGCAGACCCCGGATTCCCTCATATCAAATATCGACAGACCGACGTGCGCCCATACCATGCCCGCTTCAGTTTCGAGGATTCACCGGCTGCCATCTCGTTTTCAGAGAGTGCAACTGCGGTGACAACCAGTGATGCGTGGCACACTGCCCGCGCCAATGTATGTGCCCGAGAGGGTACATATTATTACGAAGCTCGAGTGATTAGTGGCATAATCAATGATCCTCAGGTACCTCAGAACGGCAGATCAACAACTTCACCCCGTGGTCATGTCCGCATCGGTTTTGCCCGACGTGAGGCTGACCTCGATGTGAATGTTGGGGTGGATTGCTACGGGTACGGGATTCGAGATGTGAACGGCGAAGTTGTCAATCGCATGCGATGCGAGTTCTTCTTTCCCAAGGGAGAGGCCATCAACGAAGGCGATGTTATCGGCATGCTCATCACTCTTCcgcctctttctcttcacAAGAAGATAGTGGAGGGCACTTACGATCCTGCCGAAAATACCTCATCACAGCCGGTAGCAACCAACATCATCCGAGATCGGATTCCCTTTCACTACAAGTCGGATTTTTGTTGGCAACAATCCAATGTCTTTTCTACGAAACACCTCCGTGACTACGCTTTCAATCTCAAGGAAACACCGACGTTTGGTCCCCCGTCCCCTTTGAACAGCGAGGATGCCACGCTTCGCACACTCCCGGGATCTAGCATCACCATTCTAAAGAACGGAGTCCGAATGGGCACTCCCTTCAAAGAACTTTATGCCTTCCTGCCGCCTGCAAGTCGTCTCGCTAATGGAACAAACAATCTCGGTATTGGCGAACGTGAGAATGCCGACGACGGTTTGATCGGTTATTATCCTGCCGTGAGTTGCTATGGTGGCGGTGCCGTCGAATGCCGATTTGAGGGGCCATGGTGGATTGGGCCACCCGAGAAGACTGAAACTGGTGATCCAGTCCGTGCCATGGGCGAACGCTTCAATGACCAGATCGCCGAAGACGTCATGGCCGATATCGTGGACGAGGTAGAAGCCATGTTCACATGGGGCGGCATTGATGGCGATGTCATCAATAACAACACTGAGCTTGATGGAGCTGGAGTTGTGAGAGGGACGGAGGGGTTGAAGGGTGTTGTCGGCGTGGCGCTTGACTCTACGCTTGCCCATACTCCTGGAACTGCCGGTGCATCTGATTCTGCTGCTAATAGCAACCGTGAGACACCGGCTGCAGGCGATCTTCCAAACCACAGCCTTGAAGATGCGATGAGCATAGAGATAGCCGGTACTCCAAATGTTGAAATGCAGGGTGACGGCGATGTCGAGATGACTTAG
- a CDS encoding RRNA processing protein Bystin, putative yields MPKVSSSRAAAAARRHNPLAEDITSAGHLRTQSSKKGKGKADENDENGENGQRFVDAKMSRKILQIGQELADEDAAEQLKNSARPQSNAFEFDTRFEDEGAFSDDDEKFEADDWVDDEVEQVEVDPNDLDIFNKFMPHEEDPIFHPKDPSSAGPTNLADLILEKIAEHEAKQAGEGPHGPYIQGGGVPEDAVQIPAKAVEVYEKVGMILSRYKSGPLPKPIKILPSVPNWQTLLDITRPESWTGNAVYAVTRIFISSKPHIAQEFINTVLLERVREEIHETKKLNVHTYNALRKALYKPACFFKGLLFPLVSTGTCTLREAHIVSSVIARVSVPVLHSAAALLRMCDLAAEQSLTSLESTGAVNMFIRVFLEKKYAMPYKVIDALVFHFMRFRAVDPSDDAMNDGPSGLGSKAYKLPVLWHQSLLVFAQRYRNDITEDQREALLDLLLVRGHKDIGPEVRRELLAGRGRGVVVPDPEAQNALDAGDDTMDVTM; encoded by the exons ATGCCAAAGGTTTCGAGCTCCCGCGCTGCGGCAGCGGCGCGCAGACACAACCCACTTGCTGAAGATATAACTTCCGCGGGGCACCTTCGGACACAGAGCAGCAAGaaaggcaaaggaaaagcTGACGAAAACGATGAGAATGGCGAAAATGGACAGCGTTTTGTCGATGCGAAGATGTCGCGCAAGATTCTGCAGATTGGTCAGGAATTGGCCGACGAGGATGCCGCCGAGCAACTCAAGAACTCAGCAAGACCACAGTCGAATGCATTTGAATTCGATACCCGCTTCGAGGATGAGGGGGCTTTCTCTGACGACGACGAGAAGTTTGAGGCTGACGATTGGGTTGATGATGAAGTCGAGCAAGTT GAGGTCGACCCCAATGATCTAGATATATTCAACAAATTCATGCCTCACGAGGAGGACCCTATATTCCACCCTAAGGACCCCAGCTCCGCTGGCCCCACCAACCTTGCCGATTTGATCCTCGAGAAGATTGCCGAGCACGAGGCGAAGCAGGCTGGTGAGGGCCCCCATGGTCCATACATCCAAGGCGGTGGTGTCCCCGAAGATGCAGTCCAAATTCCTGCCAAGGCTGTGGAAGTATATGAGAA GGTTGGCATGATTCTTTCTCGCTACAAGTCTGGCCCTCTCCCCAAGCCTATTAAGATCCTTCCCTCTGTGCCGAACTGGCAGACCCTCCTGGATATCACTCGCCCCGAGTCGTGGACCGGCAACGCCGTCTACGCTGTAACCCGTATTTTCATCTCGTCCAAGCCTCACATTGCCCAGGAGTTTATCAACACTGTGCTCTTGGAACGCGTGCGCGAGGAAATCCACGAAACCAAGAAGTTGAACGTCCACACCTATAATGCGCTGCGCAAGGCCCTGTACAAGCCCGCCTGCTTCTTCAAGGGACTTTTATTCCCGCTCGTGTCCACCGGCACCTGCACCCTGCGTGAAGCCCATATTGTCTCCTCTGTGATTGCCCGCGTCTCCGTTCCCGTGTTGCACTCTGCAGCCGCTCTGCTCCGCATGTGTGATCTGGCCGCGGAACAATCGTTGACCTCCCTTGAAAGCACTGGTGCTGTCAACATGTTCATCCGTGTCTTCTTGGAGAAGAAGTATGCCATGCCGTACAAGGTCATTGACGCCCTGGTGTTCCACTTCATGCGCTTCCGCGCCGTCGACCCTTCGGATGATGCTATGAACGACGGACCGTCAGGACTTGGTTCCAAGGCATACAAGCTGCCAGTTCTCTGGCACCAGTCCCTTTTGGTCTTTGCCCAGCGTTATCGTAACGATATCACTGAGGACCAGCGTGAAGCTCTTCTCGATCTGCTTCTCGTCCGTGGACACAAGGACATTGGACCTGAAGTGCGACGCGAACTGCTTGCTGGCCGAGGACGTGGTGTGGTGGTCCCCGACCCGGAGGCCCAGAATGCTCTCGATGCTGGCGACGACACGATGGATGTCACCATGTAA
- a CDS encoding Transcriptional activator hacA, producing MADTINPLDTLPTSPSPEMYTVSPADTSLDSPEPEDDLKKEDEEKKPTKKRKSWGQELPTPKTNLPPRKRAKTDDEKEQRRIERVLRNRAAAQTSRERKRLEMEKLETEKIRMEQQNQFLIQRLSQMETENNRLSQQVAKLSAEVRGSRSVTPKASSPAIESPTLTPTLFKQEGDELPMERIPFPTPSVTDYSPTLKPSTLAEASDVTQHPAAVLCDLQSPLSDDDFRRLFHGDSPAEPNPAFPEDGFAFDVLDGGDLSAFPFDSMVDFDPESVVLEGVQPSDLSDETSHQTISLQPSLGASTSRCDGQSIAASG from the exons ATGGCGGATACTATCAACCCGTTGGATACCCTCCCAACCTCACCATCCCCTGAAATGTACACAGTTTCCCCCGCGGATACATCATTAGACTCTCCGGAGCCGGAAGATGATCTtaagaaagaagatgaagagaagaaaccAACCAAGAAGAGAAAGTCCTGGGGACAAGAACTTCCAACCCCTAAGACAAACCTTCCTCCTAG AAAACGCGCTAAGACAGATGATGAAAAAGAGCAGCGCCGGATAGAACGGGTCCTCCGGAACCGTGCTGCTGCTCAAACATCACGCGAGCGCAAGCGCCTTGAAATGGAGAAGCTTGAGACCGAAAAGATCCGGATGGAGCAACAAAATCAGTTCCTGATTCAGCGTCTCTCACAGATGGAGACAGAGAACAACCGCCTGAGTCAGCAAGTGGCCAAGCTCTCTGCTGAGGTCCGTGGATCTCGCAGCGTGACGCCCAAAGCCAGCTCTCCCGCCATCGAATCTCCCACCCTCACGCCCACCCTCTTCAAACAAGAAGGCGATGAACTTCCTATGGAACGGATTCCCTTCCCCACTCCCTCCGTTACCGACTACTCTCCCACCCTTAAGCCTTCCACTCTGGCTGAGGCCTCCGACGTGACACAACATCCTGCAGCGGTGTTGTGTGACCTGCAGT CTCCTCTTTCTGACGATGACTTCCGTCGCCTGTTCCACGGTGATTCACCCGCTGAGCCAAATCCTGCTTTCCCTGAAGACGGGTTTGCCTTTGACGTTCTCGACGGAGGAGATCTATCGGCATTTCCCTTTGATTCTATGGTTGATTTCGACCCCGAGTCTGTCGTCCTCGAAGGTGTCCAACCGTCCGATCTTTCGGATGAGACTTCTCACCAGACTATTAGCTTGCAGCCCAGCCTTGGCGCGTCCACTTCGAGATGCGACGGGCAGAGCATTGCAGCTAGCGGTTAG
- a CDS encoding Transcriptional activator hacA has product MVRKDPIFEARTNVKLHSNRLKKEAVRAEATFKSEKAKADKAMKNREFQIARIHAASAVREKRRQVTLKSEAARADVIINELKAAQSTRDTSRTLAMASRGLDAASRSVNLEHLVSHANNFLARSEDFKIASSAIEDVAQSISMQEYGAEGEADVDRLMEQLADDAGVDMRLNLEADAAPKEEVKEPRQVDAEVEDGLGARLRALRAAN; this is encoded by the exons ATGGTTCGCAAAGACCCTATCTTCGAAGCCCGCACAAATGTCAAA CTACACTCCAACAGACTCAAAAAAGAAGCCGTCCGAGCAGAGGCGACCTTTAAATCTGAAAAGGCGAAAGCCGACAAAGCCATGAAAAACCGCGAGTTCCAGATCGCCCGCATTCACGCCGCCTCCGCCGTGCGTGAGAAACGACGCCAAGTAACGCTCAAATCCGAAGCGGCACGCGCAGATGTCATCATCAACGAACTCAAGGCTGCCCAAAGTACCCGCGACACCTCCCGGACGCTCGCTATGGCATCGCGAGGTCTAGACGCTGCCTCACGGAGCGTCAACCTCGAACACCTCGTCTCCCACGCGAACAACTTCCTCGCCCGGTCGGAAGATTTTAAGATTGCTAGCAGTGCGATCGAGGATGTTGCACAGAGTATATCGATGCAAGAATACGGTGCGGAGGGGGAGGCCGATGTTGATCGGCTTATGGAACAGCTCGCAGATGATGCGGGTGTTGATATGCGCCTAAACCTTGAGGCGGATGCTGCGCCCAAGGAGGAGGTTAAAGAGCCTAGGCAGGTAGATGCTGAGGTTGAGGATGGCTTGGGTGCAAGGCTACGCGCTTTGCGAGCTGCTAATTGA
- a CDS encoding Fungal transcriptional regulatory protein, N-terminal: protein MENESVVSASSPHAKQAACLNCRRSKIRCNRLAGASSCEKCKQTSAECVVPNHHLGRQKGVKNKRKGLEKAIHQIEQAIKRPKVHASSDEEAQRAISVLQELLGQVQSHLMQNGHEHERGFSQVSDHPRTTSPREMHAEESLALDDAENPLQLLARASNLQLSPTGMRRAPKSLRPLSDGPSFLQSPPRGEPSAKSFFVPARANLDIGPEVDPVELGLVTLDESESLFSFFYQNLAHTRWGLDPLTHTPSFVRSQSAFLFTSILAGAALFLPSAVALSKRLSRHCKGLAKRVFTHRHRSVEIVLAFMVNVPWMSPGDRLGDDDTCSYIAMALTVALDLSLNKIISPSSSFDHELMNRLARAECVDAKRALQMDGFGDVDPSSEWGLRLLRRRERAWIALYVVERGVCLARGRSYTVPLTTLIENCDRWHLSNIADPHDGPMNSMAVLRRDLDGLFQKVKSSCDSHRFVDTGSEAAHSIKKTIQIFYEQWYATWALSIGEGDTRSLPPYVEILVTHTQLSTYGGVINHPTAPIEVKRFFRAAGLSSALNVLRAAIQGESRLKSMPNNTVIMISFAACYALTLSITPGDSRSSLAPSVRNLIEETAGVLERIGATPRHRSGASVLYGRFLRELIRRAPALPLQSTGHLRKADAPEPAFQSASLDHGPPPVTLPPEDFWFEPLQFSAMSDNQIVDAVNRAGTAFGASIPDVPLDDMLNWDWLDFANPDFNLQ from the exons ATGGAGAACGAGTCGGTAGTGTCCGCTTCTAGCCCACATGCAAAACAAGCTGCATGCTTGAACTGTCGACGGAGCAAGATTCGCTGTAACCGCCTGGCAGGTGCGTCCAGCTGCGAGAAATGTAAACAAACCAGTGCAGAGTGTGTTGTGCCGAACCATCATCTGGGTCGACAAAAGGGGGTTAAAAA TAAACGTAAGGGCTTGGAGAAAGCGATACATCAGATCGAGCAGGCAATCAAGCGGCCCAAGGTCCACGCTTCTAGCGACGAGGAGGCCCAAAGAGCCATTTCAGTCCTCCAGGAGCTCCTCGGTCAAGTACAGAGCCACTTAATGCAGAATGGTCATGAGCACGAGCGTGGCTTTTCACAGGTGTCAGATCACCCGCGCACGACATCTCCACGTGAGATGCATGCAGAGGAGAGTCTTGCTCTTGACGATGCAGAAAATCCTCTTCAGCTGCTTGCTAGAGCTTCCAATCTTCAGCTTTCGCCGACCGGGATGCGGCGTGCCCCAAAGTCTCTACGGCCGTTGTCGGACGGTCCTTCGTTCCTTCAGAGCCCCCCGAGAGGGGAACCGAGTGCCAAGTCCTTTTTTGTCCCTGCAAGAGCGAACTTGGATATAGGACCTGAAGTAGACCCCGTTGAACTAGGCTTGGTCACATTGGATGAGTCCGAGTCTTTGTTCTCATT TTTCTACCAAAATCTCGCCCATACTCGATGGGGCCTCGATCCTTTGACACATACCCCGTCCTTTGTACGGTCCCAGTcggcttttcttttcactTCAATCCTGGCAGGCGCAGCCCTATTTTTGCCATCTGCTGTTGCTTTATCTAAGAGGCTATCGAGGCATTGCAAAGGGCTCGCGAAGCGAGTGTTTACACACCGCCATAGATCTGTTGAGATTGTTCTGGCTTTCATGGTGAACGTTCCATGGATGTCACCTGGTGATAGACTGGGAGATGATGATACTTGCTCCTATATTGCGATGGCTCTCACTGTGGCTCTAGACTTATCGCTGAACAAGATTATCTCGCCCTCTTCAAGCTTTGACCATGAACTTATGAATCGCCTAGCACGAGCCGAGTGTGTAGATGCTAAGAGGGCTTTACAGATGGATGGATTTGGTGATGTTGATCCGTCCTCAGAATGGGGCCTTCGGCTGTTGAGAAGACGCGAAAGAGCTTGGATTGCGTTGTATGTCGTCGAGAGGGG TGTTTGTCTTGCGCGAGGACGAAGTTACACTGTTCCTTTAACAACGCTAATCGAAAACTGCGATCGTTGGCACCTGTCCAACATTGCAGACCCGCATGATGGTCCTATGAATTCCATGGCAGTTCTTCGAAGGGACCTT GATGGACTATTTCAGAAAGTTAAATCAAGCTGTGATAGTCATCGCTTCGTCGATACCGGCTCGGAAGCTGCTCATTC AATCAAGAAGACCATTCAAATCTTTTACGAGCAGTGGTATGCAACATGGGCCTTGTCGATTGGCGAAGGAGACA CACGCTCTCTACCCCCCTATGTTGAGATTCTTGTCACGCACACTCAGTTGTCCACCTACGGTGGTGTCATCAATCATCCGACAGCTCCAATCGAAGTCAAACGTTTCTTCCGAGCCGCTGGTCTATCGTCTGCATTGAATGTCCTACGAGCAGCCATCCAGGGTGAATCACGACTGAAATCAATGCCCAATAATACCGTCATAATGATCTCCTTTGCTGCATGCTATGCACTCACCCTCAGTATAACACCCGGTGATAGCAGATCCAGTCTAGCCCCAAGCGTCCGAAATCTCATCGAAGAGACTGCCGGTGTTTTAGAAAGGATTGGAGCAACACCACGTCACCGCAGCGGCGCATCCGTTCTTTACGGGAGGTTCTTACGTGAGTTGATACGGCGTGCACCAGCCTTACCTCTACAATCTACAGGACATCTACGCAAAGCCGATGCACCCGAGCCAGCATTTCAGTCTGCATCCCTGGATCATGGCCCGCCGCCAGTAACACTACCACCTGAAGATTTCTGGTTTGAGCCACTCCAATTCTCTGCCATGTCTGATAATCAGATTGTAGATGCAGTCAACCGTGCGGGCACCGCGTTTGGTGCGTCGATCCCGGATGTGCCTCTTGATGACATGCTAAATTGGGATTGGCTTGACTTTGCCAACCCGGATTTTAATCTTCAGTAG
- a CDS encoding Coenzyme A transferase, putative, translated as MTTLRISTTLSRKALTVCRPRLFIGVRASVHPLQPFSTSTSARYSRPAPLQSLAPKIERGGSKLFKDADAAVADIKSGSTILSSGFGLCGVAETLINAMHRRGVDQLHSLTAISNNAGSAGQGGLSTLSQNGQIDRLILSYLGNNKSLEKKYLTGRIAIELCPQGTLAERLRAGGAGIPAFFTPTGVHTFIQEGKIPVRMDESGHVLESGKPRETREFNGKTYLMEEALTGDVAILRAWKVDEAGNCVFRYTTKAFGPIMAKAATLTIVEAENIVPVGSIDPNDVDLPGIFVDRIVPATDDKHIENRKLRSSEATAAGSAKDAAQMQRELIGRRAAKELKPGFYVNLGVGIPTLAPSFLPKDVKVWIQSENGILGMGDYPTEKELDPDIINAGKETVTLVPGAATFDSTESFGMIRGGHVDVSILGALQVSANGDLANYMIPGKVFKGMGGAMDLISNPDKTKIVVATSHVAKDGSPKIVQKCSLPLTGANVVSTIITDLCVFQVNRATGELTLTELAPGVEVEEVQSKTDAKFTIADTLEMME; from the exons ATGACGACTCTTAGAATTTCCACTACCCTGTCGCGCAAGGCGCTCACAGTCTGTCGACCTCGACTCTTCATTGGAGTCCGCGCCAGCGTGCACCCCTTGCAACCATttagcaccagcaccagcgcTAGATACTCCAGACCTGCGCCTTTACAATCTCTCGCTCCTAAGATCGAGCGCGGCGGCTCAAAGCTCTTTAAAGATGCGGATGCTGCTGTTGCCGATATCAAGAGCGGATCGACAATTCTTAGCTCTGGGTTCGGTCTTTGCGGGGTTGCAG AGACACTCATTAATGCCATGCACCGCCGAGGTGTTGATCAATTGCACTCGCTGACAGCCATCTCAAACAATGCCGGCTCCGCGGGTCAAGGAGGCCTTTCGACACTATCGCAAAATGGCCAGATCGACCGTCTGATCCTTTCATACCTCGGGAACAACAAATCGCTAGAAAAGAAATATTTGACGGGACGCATTGCTATTGAGCTTTGTCCGCAAGGCACGTTGGCTGAACGTCTCCGTGCTGGGGGTGCTGGGATTCCGGCTTTCTTTACCCCAACAGGTGTCC ACACCTTTATTCAGGAGGGAAAAATCCCGGTTCGTATGGATGAGTCTGGTCACGTCCTGGAGTCTGGCAAGCCACGCGAGACCCGGGAATTTAACGGCAAAACATACCTGATGGAAGAAGCCTTGACCGGTGATGTCGCCATCCTTAGAGCTTGGAAAGTGGATGAGGCCGGTAACTGCGTGTTCCG ATATACTACCAAAGCCTTCGGCCCAATTATGGCCAAGGCCGCAACCCTAACCATCGTAGAGGCAGAGAACATTGTCCCAGTTGGCTCTATCGATCCCAACGACGTGGACCTACCGGGTATCTTTGTGGATCGGATCGTCCCTGCTACGGATGACAAGCACATTGAAAACAGGAAGTTACGCTCGAGCGAGGCTACTGCGGCCGGGTCGGCTAAAGATGCAGCTCAGATGCAAAGAGAACTGATTGGCCGTCGGGCGGCCAAGGAGCTGAAGCCGGGATTCTATGTGAACCTGGGTGTCGGTATTCCCACGTTGGCACCGTCATTCCTGCCCAAAGATGTGAAGGTTTGGATTCAGTCGGAGAATGGTATTTTGGGAATG GGTGATTATCCTACCGAGAAAGAATTGGATCC CGATATTATCAATGCCGGAAAAGAGACCGTGACCTTGGTTCCTGGAGCCGCCACATTCGACAGCACCGAGTCCTTTGGCATGATTCGCGGAGGTCATGTCGACGTGTCTATTCTTGGCGCTCTGCAAGTGAGTGCCAACGGCGATTTGGCCAACTATATGATCCCCGGAAAGGTATTCAAGGGTATGGGAGGAGCAATGGATTTGATATCGAACCCGGATAAGACCAAGATCGTGGTGGCCACGAGCCACGTCGCCAAGGATGGATCGCCCAAGATTGTACAAAAATGCAGTCTGCCGTTGACTGGTGCCAATGTTGTTAGCACTATTATCACAGACCTG TGTGTCTTCCAGGTGAATCGAGCTACTGGAGAGCTCACATTGACAGAGCTTGCTCCCGGTGTTGAGGTGGAAGAAGTCCAGAGTAAGACGGATGCCAAGTTCACTATCGCCGATACCCTTGAGATGATGGAATGA
- a CDS encoding Sucrose/H+ symporter, plant gives MCLGFVQTFAGFVAVRALLGVGGVYSLACPFIYLHSRDEVLPFRVHLKLLARGLEIGPRGRIEGWRWILIIEGLLTFVCEVLSFFFLPNILESASFLTTEEKELEGNRLILDSLGLLGGSLTPEAESFKWSEVRRGMLDPQVWLSASAYFAILPGLYCFDLFLPANIKNRGLAKDANEVYRVSDVV, from the exons ATGTGTCTAGGATTTGTACAAACTTTCGCTGGTTTTGTCGCCGTCCGTGCTTTGTTGGGAGTTGGGGGGGTCTACTCCCTGGCATG TCCTTTTATCTATCTTCATTCCAGAGACGAG GTGCTTCCCTTCCGGGTGCATTTGAAG CTTCTCGCTCGTGGGCTCGAAATCGGGCCTAGAGGTCGCATAGAAGGTTGGCGTTGGATTTTGATTATCGAGGGACTTTTG ACATTTGTCTGTGAAGTGTTgagtttcttcttccttccaaATATCTTGGAGTCTGCGTCTTTCTTGACtacagaagaaaaggaacTTGAAGGGAACAGGCTAATACTTGATAGCCTCGGCCTACTGGGAGG TTCCTTGACGCCGGAAGCAGAATCGTTCAAATGGTCTGAAGTGCGCCGAGGTATGCTGGATCCACAAGTGTGGCTATCTGCCTCGGCGTATTTTGCCATTCTCCCTGGATTATACTGCTTTGATTTGTTT CTGCCAGCAAATATCAAAAACCGCGGTTTAGCCAAAGACGCCAACGAGG TGTACCGTGTATCAGATGTCGTG TAA